In one Drosophila pseudoobscura strain MV-25-SWS-2005 chromosome X, UCI_Dpse_MV25, whole genome shotgun sequence genomic region, the following are encoded:
- the BthD gene encoding selenoprotein BthD isoform X1, with the protein MPPKRRKKVIVSREATFVPDPGAAALDPSQPVLYIEHCRSURVFGRRAEELHAALQERGLQQLQLQLNVEGTPRRGAFELHLAKQPTTEASEQHFLWSGLKRTPRAQKFPPVDDVFRWIVEMLGQVMEKQQPGQAGDQIPKEEEPEPELKQEAVPAKKSQKRKRSAKTTKSEPEPVNVPNEEQVVSTNNAKRRK; encoded by the exons ATGCCGCCGAAGCGACGTAAGAAAGTGATTGTAAGTCGG GAGGCCACATTTGTGCCTGATCCTGGGGCAGCAGCCCTGGATCCTTCGCAGCCAGTCCTCTACATCGAACACTGCCGCTCCTGACGCGTTTTCGGTCGTCGGGCCGAAGAGCTACACGCGGCTCTGCAAGAGCGCGgtctccagcagctgcagcttcagctGAATGTCGAAGGGACGCCTCGTCGTGGAGCGTTCGAGCTGCACTTGGCCAAGCAGCCGACAACGGAGGCGAGTGAGCAGCATTTTCTTTGGTCTGGCCTAAAACGTACTCCACGTGCCCAAAAGTTTCCCCCTGTCGACGATGTATTTCGGTGGATTGTCGAGATGCTTGGACAGGTAATGGAAAAACAACAGCCGGGGCAGGCAGGCGATCAGATAcccaaggaggaggagcccgaACCCGAATTGAAGCAGGAAGCCGTGCCCGCAAAGAAATCTCAAAAGCGCAAACGCTCTGCCAAGACCACAAAGTCAGAACCAGAGCCGGTAAATGTCCCCAACGAAGAGCAGGTCGTATCCACCAACAATGCTAAGCGAAGGAAGTGA
- the BthD gene encoding selenoprotein BthD isoform X2 has product MPPKRRKKVIEATFVPDPGAAALDPSQPVLYIEHCRSURVFGRRAEELHAALQERGLQQLQLQLNVEGTPRRGAFELHLAKQPTTEASEQHFLWSGLKRTPRAQKFPPVDDVFRWIVEMLGQVMEKQQPGQAGDQIPKEEEPEPELKQEAVPAKKSQKRKRSAKTTKSEPEPVNVPNEEQVVSTNNAKRRK; this is encoded by the exons ATGCCGCCGAAGCGACGTAAGAAAGTGATT GAGGCCACATTTGTGCCTGATCCTGGGGCAGCAGCCCTGGATCCTTCGCAGCCAGTCCTCTACATCGAACACTGCCGCTCCTGACGCGTTTTCGGTCGTCGGGCCGAAGAGCTACACGCGGCTCTGCAAGAGCGCGgtctccagcagctgcagcttcagctGAATGTCGAAGGGACGCCTCGTCGTGGAGCGTTCGAGCTGCACTTGGCCAAGCAGCCGACAACGGAGGCGAGTGAGCAGCATTTTCTTTGGTCTGGCCTAAAACGTACTCCACGTGCCCAAAAGTTTCCCCCTGTCGACGATGTATTTCGGTGGATTGTCGAGATGCTTGGACAGGTAATGGAAAAACAACAGCCGGGGCAGGCAGGCGATCAGATAcccaaggaggaggagcccgaACCCGAATTGAAGCAGGAAGCCGTGCCCGCAAAGAAATCTCAAAAGCGCAAACGCTCTGCCAAGACCACAAAGTCAGAACCAGAGCCGGTAAATGTCCCCAACGAAGAGCAGGTCGTATCCACCAACAATGCTAAGCGAAGGAAGTGA